Part of the Triticum urartu cultivar G1812 chromosome 2, Tu2.1, whole genome shotgun sequence genome, TGATCCTCATCCTTACCCTCTGACTTGACCTGAGTAAGCTTTTCCACAACTAGAAGCTTTTCCATAACTAGAGGCAGGTATTTCTCAAATTTCTCACCAAGAGCAAGAGCAATCTGTCCAATGCTTGATAGAATTGGAGGCTGAAGTGTCACTTCTGTCATACCTTGGCACAGAACATCCATAATATGATCAAAGGATGGCACCACTTCTTCCTTTTTCCCCTTTTTTCCCAAGACTTGGCAAATATCACACATCACTTCTAGATAAACTGGAAAGAGTCGCTTCACACTAAAATATTGTAGCAGCATAGGCATGTGTTGTCCAAAATCACCACCAATGGCATGAGCAAGAGCACCAATGGCAAGGGCTGCTCCATCACGTGCACTAGTACTGTCACGGGTCAACAGAGGGCACAATAACAGCAACACACATTTAGCAGACCACTTAAGTGTAAAGTTATTGCTGCTTCCAAGCTTGTGGATTAAGACATTAAGTAGACCACACAGCAAGACCTCAAGTTGGTTCTTCCTCTTAAGAGATGAAATTGCACCATGACCATGAAGCACAGTGTTCAATCTTCTCATGATATGAGACATCAAACCTATAAGTGCCTGACAGACTTGCAAGTCTTGAACATGACTGACTCTTACAATCTCACTCAATGCTTTATAAGGACATGCAAGAAGCCTATAAGGAGTATCCCTAGCCAGATCTGAAGCACAAATGAGAGCATCAATAACAGGCGGAACAAAAGGTGAAAGCTGAGATAAGTTTGACTTTGACTTTGCATCATCTCCATAACTTCTTGCAAGAAAACATAGAGCTCCATGCACTTCAGTGGACACTTGAGGGACATCTTTGCTCCCCTCTATCAAGACCCTCATGATCCCATCCAGGGTCACCACTTTATTTCTCATAATTCTATTTGCACCAACAAGCTCAAACAGCCGCCCAAGACTCCATGCAGCCTTGCCTCTTACACCTTCCTCCCCATCTTCCATCATGGTAAGCAATAAATCAACCACAGGAGCAAGTTGCTTGACAGAGGGACCTTCAAGGATAAAACCTAATGGAGACAATGCTGCTACCTTATGTGGCCCATTCATGTTTTCCACAACAAAATGCATCACAAGGGGGACAATTCCACCCTTCATAATTCGAGCTGCAAGGCCTAGGCATGTCATGGAAATGCCTTGTAGAGTCTCATCTTCCTCTTGTTCCACATTTTCATCTCCCTCTTCTTCTTGTTCTGTGGTCATGGAAATGTCTCCATCTCCCTCTTCTTCTTGTTCCGCAGTCATGGAAATGTCTCCATCTCCCTCATCTTCCTGTTTCCAAATGTCCTCTTGTTTTAAATCTCCCTCTTCTTTTAAGTAAGTGCGTAGGAGAAGTGGAACAAATGAACAGAGAGTAACAATAAAGCTAGAtgccccttcttcttcttcttcttcttcttctccttcttctcctccttcttcctcctcctcctcttcccaaTTAATCTCTTCTTGGCAAATAGTCATCCACAACTTAATACATTGGACTTTAACTGATTCCACATCTCCTTCCAAAGCTTGGGATGTAAGACTCAACATGATTTCCTTGTATGGTTCTAATTTGGTATGACAAGTGGATGCCATTGCAACAAGGCACTCAAATGCCGCCTCTTTGATCTCCGCTCCAGATTCACCCCGGCCTCCTGCCACATCACAAACAGTCACTACTGCCACATCACAAACTGCCACTATAGAATTTCTCCAAGCATGACCTTTAAACTTAGCTAACTCAAGAATGTTGAGTAGAACTTTAAGGGCTGCCAGATGGACTTCAGAACTTAGAACCTGGTTCTTCAATGCATTGATGACACAAGCCATAACATCATCCACTTGATTCCCCTTAAGAACTTTAGGGATCTTCTCCTCGAAGATATACTCCAGCACCTCTAGAGTTGCTTGCTTTAGGGAAGAAGATGAACTTGCCATGTTGTCCACTAATTTACCAACAAGGTCCAGCCATTGATTCCGGGGTATCTCCATGCATGCAACTCTGGCAATAACTTTTGCAATAACTTTTGATGAGGGGCGCCTTGAATGAGATTGCCTTGAATCAGATTCTAGTGTCATGAGCAAGTTCGTTTTAATCTCGGATCGGATTGAGGGATGGAGGTTGAGCCATTTTAGAGAAAGTAGATCCTCGTGCGCGTCCTTGAGTGCAGGATCCTTTGAGTCCAATGAGTTCTTAAGGGTGATGGCAGCAAGTGCCCTAGACTCTTCTGGACTCCCCTCCCTCAAGAGCTCAGATGATAGTCGTAGGAGGAAGTTGGGAAGATCAAGATTATGGAGCCGCTTTAGCATGCCTTCTCCTATTGACCTTATGTTGTCATCTGGGTTGGAAGCATGTGCCAGAGCATCACTCATATCAATTGATTCATCCATATCAACTCTCTTGGGCAAGTCCCCTGGCAAACATCAAAGATAGGAAAAAAGCAACAAATTAACCACCAAAAATATGGTATGTAAGAACCAAATAAGGGGGTGTTTGGTTTCAGGGACTTTTTTgtgttgggactagaaaaagtccctaGCAAACCAAACAGGGTGGAACTTTTTTGGGACTTTTTGCTAAAAGTCCTTAGAAGCACCTCCTTGAGAGTCTTTTTCAAAAAGTcctagggactagaaaaagtcctaggactagagaaccaaacaccacctAAATGGATGGAGAACTAATTGTTATATTAATTATTAGAACATGTAACCATAGTTggaagaagaaataaaaaaatTACATTAGCAAGAGCCTTGAAGTCACAACTAAAATACTAGCACTAAAATATTAGGAGAAAATTACAAGAAAACTAGTAATCATAGTCAAAAGTAGGAAACTTGAAGAGCAAAATTTACAAGAAAAATCATAGTGAAGTATAAACTAGAAAAAACAGCTAAAGAAAGTGATCATTCTTCATAGTATAAAGATAGATAGTACCCCTTACTAATAATCATATCTGTGAAACTTGATATAAAACATATCTTAAAGCAAAATAAATACAAAGTACCAAATGGGCTAGTTCTAGATCCAAAGCCTAGTTCCAAAGGATAGTGCCTGGACATCCTCTAACTAGGATCAAACACTAAGAGGGGCAATATAAGCTACACCAAAGAAATCCTTAAACTATGATTAATCAAGAGGGGCAATATAAGCTACACCAAAAAAATCCTCAAACTATGATTAATCAAGAACTAATAATCCAAGAGGGGGCATGTAAGCTACACGAAACTAATAATGAGGGACCTTAAGAGGAAATAGCAACTACCTCAACGTGAGGAGAGAGAGAAAAAGAAGAGAAAAACAGGTTAACTATCCCCAAAACCAAAAGAGCACAACCACCTCCATGAAGCAACAACAAATCAATCTTCCCCGGATCTAGAAAATTTAACCTTCCCAGATCCAGAAAATTTAAATTTGACAGCTACATGGATGAGATTGTTGCTGCTGGTCACTTAGGGTCATGTGGGATCATCACTGTTGCTTCTTAGAAGACCTAGCCTTGCAATTAGAGATGAGAGCGGTGAGGGGCTAGCCAGGCGGCGATTAGAGTTAGGGATCCAATAGATCTTACCGGCAGAAAGGAGGAAGCCGCCGTTTCTACTCGTGCGCCTCCGCTAGG contains:
- the LOC125539829 gene encoding importin subunit beta-1-like; translation: MDESIDMSDALAHASNPDDNIRSIGEGMLKRLHNLDLPNFLLRLSSELLREGSPEESRALAAITLKNSLDSKDPALKDAHEDLLSLKWLNLHPSIRSEIKTNLLMTLESDSRQSHSRRPSSKVIAKVIARVACMEIPRNQWLDLVGKLVDNMASSSSSLKQATLEVLEYIFEEKIPKVLKGNQVDDVMACVINALKNQVLSSEVHLAALKVLLNILELAKFKGHAWRNSIVAVCDVAVVTVCDVAGGRGESGAEIKEAAFECLVAMASTCHTKLEPYKEIMLSLTSQALEGDVESVKVQCIKLWMTICQEEINWEEEEEEEGGEEGEEEEEEEEGASSFIVTLCSFVPLLLRTYLKEEGDLKQEDIWKQEDEGDGDISMTAEQEEEGDGDISMTTEQEEEGDENVEQEEDETLQGISMTCLGLAARIMKGGIVPLVMHFVVENMNGPHKVAALSPLGFILEGPSVKQLAPVVDLLLTMMEDGEEGVRGKAAWSLGRLFELVGANRIMRNKVVTLDGIMRVLIEGSKDVPQVSTEVHGALCFLARSYGDDAKSKSNLSQLSPFVPPVIDALICASDLARDTPYRLLACPYKALSEIVRVSHVQDLQVCQALIGLMSHIMRRLNTVLHGHGAISSLKRKNQLEVLLCGLLNVLIHKLGSSNNFTLKWSAKCVLLLLCPLLTRDSTSARDGAALAIGALAHAIGGDFGQHMPMLLQYFSVKRLFPVYLEVMCDICQVLGKKGKKEEVVPSFDHIMDVLCQGMTEVTLQPPILSSIGQIALALGEKFEKYLPLVMEKLLVVEKLTQVKSEGKDEDHSTKVREGIFEAYYGIIGGITDPRSGFKVGLALLDFSEQERKRRDRDGRTLTAGVHALSQLPPRVEVWSEGFIRLMQEASICGRVQVTEGQQKASIYGRVQVTEGQQSGGLR